In Marinomonas posidonica IVIA-Po-181, a single window of DNA contains:
- a CDS encoding DMT family transporter — protein MVFLYVLLVLIWSTGFITGKLIVGLMDPNIYLGIRFFLAALLFFALALWQRRTFPSRQELPQQILAGVLMSGLYLGLAYVAIAKGLPAGVMALIGALQPVLVTFLAFLLIKEKTSFLSMLGMLIGIIGLVLVISPALELDMSHGGVTLLTLCLAVGAILALSLGAIYQKMSIASSDIIVSMGIQNLAAGVVAFGFVWMLGEHVFVAQWSSYLLLFWGAVVLSGGGVFLMVWLLRKIHASQVAMLLLLAPPLAAVESYFLFSETMTMVQVIGFVITIAGVYFSRLKA, from the coding sequence ATGGTCTTTCTTTATGTGCTTTTAGTGTTAATTTGGTCCACAGGTTTCATCACAGGTAAGCTGATTGTTGGTCTGATGGATCCCAATATCTATTTGGGCATTCGTTTCTTCTTGGCCGCCCTGTTGTTTTTTGCGCTGGCGCTTTGGCAGCGTCGGACGTTTCCGTCAAGACAAGAATTGCCTCAACAAATATTGGCTGGGGTATTAATGAGTGGTTTGTACCTTGGCCTCGCTTATGTGGCCATTGCCAAAGGTTTACCGGCAGGTGTCATGGCGTTGATAGGCGCTCTCCAACCCGTTTTAGTCACCTTTTTAGCGTTTCTGTTGATCAAAGAAAAGACGTCCTTTTTGAGCATGTTAGGCATGCTGATTGGCATTATTGGTTTGGTTTTGGTCATTTCTCCCGCGTTGGAGTTGGACATGAGTCACGGTGGTGTGACTCTATTAACACTTTGCCTTGCTGTTGGAGCTATTTTGGCTTTATCCCTTGGTGCCATCTATCAGAAAATGTCAATCGCTTCGTCTGACATCATTGTTTCCATGGGCATCCAGAACTTAGCCGCAGGTGTGGTGGCGTTTGGTTTTGTGTGGATGTTAGGAGAGCATGTCTTTGTGGCCCAATGGTCATCCTATCTATTGTTATTTTGGGGGGCTGTGGTGTTGTCTGGTGGAGGTGTGTTTTTAATGGTTTGGTTGCTGAGAAAAATCCATGCATCACAAGTCGCTATGCTGCTGCTGTTAGCGCCACCACTCGCCGCCGTGGAAAGTTATTTCTTGTTCTCTGAGACCATGACAATGGTGCAGGTAATTGGCTTCGTTATCACCATTGCTGGCGTCTATTTTAGTCGACTAAAGGCTTAA
- a CDS encoding ubiquinone biosynthesis accessory factor UbiJ: MGSLSLSAISAIEHGINLALQQDTPSQQRLSKLAGQQVILYVEDFSLILQVHILEQGVMLHKPDNLEDIELDPKLDTLVQGPSSAYRKLLEGDGFFDGDLRIQGNAQALMTLHKVMENFELDWEGLLADHIGDLPAATLARLLRVQWSWSKEFATQARIQLVQHLQSDSQLLPSKIEVDAFVDQLENFGTQLDRFEAKLRLRENK, from the coding sequence ATGGGCTCACTCAGCTTATCCGCCATTAGTGCGATTGAACATGGTATTAACCTTGCCCTTCAGCAAGATACACCTTCTCAGCAAAGGTTAAGCAAGCTCGCGGGACAGCAGGTAATTCTGTACGTTGAAGATTTCTCACTCATCTTACAAGTGCATATCCTTGAACAAGGCGTCATGTTGCACAAGCCTGATAATCTAGAGGATATCGAACTCGACCCTAAGTTAGATACACTAGTACAGGGACCAAGCTCAGCCTATCGTAAACTGCTCGAAGGCGATGGCTTCTTTGATGGGGATTTACGCATCCAAGGTAATGCACAAGCCCTGATGACCTTGCACAAAGTGATGGAAAACTTCGAGTTGGATTGGGAAGGTTTATTGGCAGATCACATTGGCGATTTGCCCGCCGCTACCCTGGCACGTTTACTACGAGTTCAATGGTCGTGGAGCAAAGAATTTGCCACCCAAGCACGAATCCAACTGGTGCAACATTTACAGTCTGACAGCCAGTTACTGCCAAGCAAGATCGAAGTGGATGCGTTTGTGGATCAACTGGAAAATTTTGGCACTCAACTTGACCGTTTTGAAGCCAAGCTCAGACTGCGTGAAAACAAATAA